CATCAATCTCTCGGTAGCCCCgtgattttttcttcaaaatccgtCTTCTTCAAGGAAATGGGGACAACGTGTGATGTTTTCTTCGCGATTGGCTTCCTTGTAACTCCTCCTTCTCCTTGTCTactacttggttgtccttcttcttgtacTCCAATTTCTGGAACACTTGGTCGAATTTCATCTTGGACTCTAACTTGTGGATCACTTGGTTCTACTCCTTCTTGACTTCCATCATTGCTTGAATTTCCTTGACCACTCCTTTATCTCCGTGCACTAGCAGTTACTTTGTTACCCCCTTCGCGACGAGGCCCTAAGACAATTGTATCTTGAGTGGCTTTCTTACCTCGCTTATCCCTAAACAACAAAATTAAGAACCAATCGGTTCATAAGAATACGTTTACTAACTACATAATCAAAAGTAAAAGAACACAAACAAAACCTAAATGTATACAATAGAAGTCAAAACTAAACTCATAACAAACGATTATACATAATCGGTAGTACAGGTTCAGTATTAGCTACCGATTATAGATTAATTTTCAGAGGAAGATTTTTAAAGTCATGAAGACCCACATAATCGGAAGGTTACTAAGCAACCTAACAACCGATTACAACTAAATCagaaaacaatatatatatatatatatatatatatatatatatatatctgccGATTATGCTGCATTTTAGAGACAATATATTCTAAATTTATGAGGCAAATATAATCGAAAGGAAATATTCATACATATCTACCGAATAACGAAAGTTGTCCCCTAAAATTCCAGTTTTAAATGAGTATAATCGGAAGAAAAATACTACTCTATCTTCTGATTCCATCAAATCTATGTGTCTCTACATCTTCTAATCATCTGTTATAATCGGAAGACAAAAAGAAAACTTTACTACTGATTAAGCCCATTTTAGGGTTCAATAACAACTAACGTCCTATAATCAGAAGTAAACTTAAAAATATATCACCCAATTAAGATCGATGTTCTCGAGGTATGAAGAAcacgagcaaaatcgagagtctAAAAACAGATCTAACTCCCGATTCTGGGTaaaaaaccgaaaaccctagaatttttttcgTTGATTCGTCAAATTAAAGCAACATAAACCCAAAAAAGTATAgaatcttacctaattggggccatttgaagttgcttGAAAGTACAAGTATCAGAATCACCACCAGCAACTACATGAGCGACTTaatcttcttcatgttcttcgtcaTTTGCAGTTACAATCactttgttctttgatttttctCCAACTTTTGGATCGTCACCACAATATACGTTTTTCGTTTGAACCTTTTTGAGTTCATTAGTTTTAGTCATTGTTTTATAGAAATCGACGATGTTTTTGATTCGACGATGAATTAAAGAAGAACGAGGGAAAATTTTTTCCCTCTCTATAATTAGAGGTGAAGAGGgaaaagaagagttgaaatgaaattAGATTAGGTTTTATTTGGTTTTATTAGTGGAAAAATATATAGATAACTTCAATTTTGTAGGATACTCCATAATCCATGTCCTTAGATGGATATAAAAAAGTAGCCTCTAATCTTTTGAGTTCGACCCTAAAAAATACaaggttattattttattattattatttttatatagcCTCACGCCGCGTACACTGATACTAGACTTTACAAGGAATACCCTCAAATTACCTAAAAATTTCCGAAAACTGAATTTGAGATTCCTAGCCATCTGCACACTGACATCGGCGACAGCGCCATCTTTGCTCACTCGGAACTTTCTTGGCCAGTCACATCTCTACGTTAAGGTAGTATGTACACATCAAACAGGTCCTAGAATTAGATACCTAAAAAAAGGAAATTCATAAATTCCAAACAAGATAAACATagaaaaaattaaggaaaataaaataaaaacgaaGATTCCGAGAAAAAATTAATCCTACTAAAACAAGGATTAGATCATTTCTGTTAGTAAATAACATTCTACTCCATATTTACTGTCCGTTTCCTTtccttttctgttttttttttatttgtttcccAGTTTGGTTAGTTTTCTTTAATCTAAGCACAAGGGAAAACTGTATAATAAAAGACAAAGAGGAGCGTATAAAGGGTTATATTTTGACATGATAGTGGAGATTTTTTCAAAACTACCACCGAAATTCTCTTAAAAAGCGTTTTCATATTTTAACcttttctcatctctgcaactcggTTGTATTCGTTCTTTTAGCCCTAAGTGGTTTTCGTATTGAATTCCTTTTCCTTTACGAACACAGTTTAAAGATATTTCGTTTTCTATAAATATTATAACTAATGAACAAAAATTCTTTTCCGGAGTGAGAAAaaataagaagagaagaagagatcgTTTCTGTATCTGTTTTGTGATCTCAATGCAATGGGTGCGGCTTGTGTTCGACCGATTCAACATGATCAAACCAAACCCTTTATTGGTCATCAGAATGCATATCAAGTTCAACCTCTGAGGAATCAAAGAACAGTAAGAATCCGAAACTCAGTTTATTATCTTTTTTgaatcattttttttccttccagTTTGTTGTTTTGATGATCAGATTCGACGATCATATCAAGACGTCGGAGTTTTTGTGGCTGTTTTTGTTATTATTGCCAAACAAATTCCGTAAAGCTGCAATTTTCATGACCAGATTCTAGTTTTCCTAGTTTGGTTTTTTTTCTAAATTCTAATTAAGACGCCCTTCCACGGTAACTGAGAATGGGATTAGACTGTTTTCGGGGATTCTTTGGTTAATTCCACAGTAACTAGAATTAAGATTTTGGTTAATTCCTGGTTGATTTCGTATAAAGTACTAACTCTTTGTTTTAACTTGTGAACAGCCTCTGAACAGTGGATCAGGGAACCAGAATTTGTCACTGACTCAACTAGAGCAACAACTtaagcaacagcaacaacaacgagAACAACAGCAACAAAAACGAGAACAGCAGCAGCGAGAAGAACAACAACGAGAACAGCAACAGCGAGAAGAACAACAACGAGAACAGCAACAGCGAGAAGAACAACAACGAGAACAGCAGGAGCAGCTGCAgcttcaacagcaacaacagctgcTAGAACAAGAACGACAACAACAGGAGCGAGAAGAACAACAACGAGAACAGCAGGAGCAGCTGCAgcttcaacagcaacaacagcagctagAACAAGAACGACAACaacaggagcagcagcagctccAACAGCAACAACCACCAGAACAACAATTTCTACCAGTAACTGATGCTGGTAGTCTGAATCAAACATTCGAGCTATCTGATAACCTTAAAAGTACCACAGATAAAGTCCCTGCAACTGACTGCCATAAAGAAACCCAAGTTGATTCACCCAAGGCAATCAAGAGATGTGACTCACTAATTGACGATGACAATTATTGCCCTACTTGTTTCTATGGTAAgtgcactaccaccaccaccaccaccaccaccaccaatatctTAATATCTGCTGCATCCTTCAGTATCAATCTACTTGTAATGTTTAATTATGCATGAACTCAAATCTGTCAAATTGCAGGTTATGAATCGAATAACCCAAAGATTCCCACCCAGTGCCACCATCACTATCACCTTTCCTGCATCCTCGAATGGATGGAGAGGAGCCCAACATGCCCTGTATGCGGCCAGGTATCCCCCTACCACTCCTCACAATcatgttttttttccttctcattTCTTATTTATGTTTCTCGCATCAGTATTAGAAGTACCTAATGAAGAAAATGTGATTAAATCTAACTCGAAGTTTTTTGGTATCATTTTATCAGGTAATGATCATTCTGTAGTCGAGCATCTACATGGTTACAAGTTACAACTAATCAAGTTCAGAAGTGGGTCAAAACAATACTAAGCCTTTACGAAGTTCAGAAGTATTTCTCTAATTTTTTTGGAAAGGGTAATTATCAACCTCCAAACACCTATCATCCTGGTAGAAACTCAAAACAGTGCAGAAGAAATAGTAATAAAATTCACACGACTTCCACATAAGAATGAAAGTTTCATACATTTTTGGACTGTGTAAATTTTATTGAACAATGTAAAGCAGGCGGCAAACAAAAGCAAGGTGCAGTTTTGTTTGGTCATACTGCCTCTAGTTTTTGCTTTCTGCATCTGTCCTACATCGTTTTTCTCTATCAATTTTCCGTAGTGTAATGTAAAGTGCAGCCTGTTCTGAGAGCTGTTATCAAATATTTCTTTATCAATCTAACTTTGCATTTTTCTGATGTCAAAGTACTATAATTGCAAACTTGGGAGACCAATTATTAGAACAAGGCTTTATTCACTAATTCACCCAAATGTTTGCTAACCTGAACAGTTCACTGTATATACAAATAGCATGGATTTCATATCCTAAACATAGGGGTTCAAATGAGTTCCATTTCGCAAATACTCTTGATCATAATGTAAAATCATCTTCtcattcaaagttcaaagtaaTGAAGTTTGCTACAAAGAATGTATATTTATGGAAGAGTATACGAACTCAATATAGACAGAAACAGCTACAACACTTGCAAACAGATAAATTTGGAAATTGTAacttacatgaaatcaggaaacatcAATCTCCTGTAAAAGAAGACCCCTTGCCCTATTAACCGTAGCAAAACACAGACATAGATGTTCTTCAAGATCCTCCAATTGATTGCTGAAATTGGGATTATTTTTATGAAGTTGCTTGACAACTTCTTGAATAAGATATCGATCTTTTCCTCTTTCTAATCCCATCCGAATCAACCGCTTATCACTTTCGACCACACCATATAGTCTTGTAACAAGACGATCTATTGTGTCCAGATCATTGTTCAACACATAGGTACCTTTGGAAGCAGCATCAATTTGAGCTATATGATGAAGTTGTTTCTCAGCGAAATTCGCTGATAAACAAAAACGAGAGTTATTCAAGAACGACAATACAGAAAATGAAAGACTACGGCGCAAACGAAGTTGTTTTCGAGCTTTAATTAGACGTCGATCTAGCTGCAATTTCAGTTGACAGAAACAACGACGCATTTCATCAAAGTTTTCTGAATTAGGTTCAGGAAATGGGTTCACTTTACTATCGAATTGGTTGAAAACATCGAAAGCGAAATCACATTGAGGTTGAGACATGAGTGAATCTAAAGGAAGAATTTCAAGTAATGAAAGTAGAGGTGAATATAGAGAACGAGCTTGATCAACATTATGGTGAAGCTCGAAAACCAGACGAGATGTCCGTTCACTTTGATTAAAGTAAGACGAGACCAAATTTCTAAGATTCGAAGGTTTAGCTCTTAGAATAGCTTGATTAACTGAATCTCTATTAGGTTGAAGAACTTGGGCAACTAATTCCGTAGTTGAATTAGTAACAAATAGGGATTTTCCTTCCCTCTCATCTTCATCTGAGTTATCATTTTCGGATTGGTGAGGGTGCTGGTGTTGATGGATTGTAGACCAGATTTCTTTAAATGATTCTGTGGTGACTGAATCTTTATACTTAACAGTTAATGAAATCTGTGGATTTGATGAAGACTGGGTTTGTGTAGGAGAATTTGGATTTGTAGAAGATGAAGGTAAATGGGAGCTAGGGTTTACAGATGCAGATGGAGAGGTGTTAGGACTCTGCGTTGCTTTGATAGGGAAGCAACGGAGCATTGTATTGCATTGCAGAGAAAGAGAAAAGTGGAGAAGAGGTTTTTAGATTGGTCAAATTTTGGGTACTTATTGAGAGTTGTGATTGGTCATACGCTACGGCAAAAGTCAGCtgagaagtatataaaattgtGTAAAGAACCCTTAAATGTTCTAGTAATTTAATTTCAAGTACAGCTTTTTTCAGGTAAGATGAAGGGTAAAATATGTTAGTTACAGGAACTTGTTTGTAGGAGGAAGAAACAGAATTTTGCTTTCGAAATTCCATTGCTTTACACTATCATCATCACTTGGAGGAGGGATCAATCAATGCTTGTCTGGGAAGGTATCGGGTCCTCGTAAATAACGGGGGATTAGGGATAAGCTTTGTTAAGTTGTATCTGATAAAATTTTACATTTGGCAATGTAGAAGCCATGTCATTAGTTAGTTGCTCATATGTTTTATTAGAGTGCCGGAGGTGATAATCCTTTATTTGTCAGATGAGAAAATACAAATCCTTTCCTTCCGAGAAAAATTGAAGTTATGCAACAACTGATTAACTGATATGCGTGACGGATTGGAGAACCGATAATTTACGGTAAGAAATATGACAACTTGTTTGGTCAACACCATGCCTCTTGAGAGAATTACTGCCCAATCCATCTTTTTCAAACATGACGAGATCTTGTCTTacttttttaatgtattttttcgGATTCGTGTATCTCATTGCATAGTTTTTAGTTCTATTTTTTCTATTTATAATCGATAATGATGATGCATAGAGAGGAACAGGTCATGCGCTCAAACTGAAATTACCACCAAAAATATGCCAAAAAGATAAGAGACGACTAGTGTAATTCAAAAAGAATTAGCCAAGAATATTCTGAATTTCATTGATTTTTCGAGCTAAACCCCTTTGCATTAGTTTGTTTACTTCCTTGCTTTTGAAGCTTTCATAAATCTCACTCAGGGTCTGGTATTTGTAGAAAGGTCCTTGTTTGAACTCAAGCTTTCATCGTCGTTTGTTTGCTCATACTTCACAGCCAAACCCGGCCCCTTGCTGTTATGGTAATTATACTGCTTAATATACTAATAAAGTTATTAAATCCTACTTAAATGCTCGAaaaagaaagataatcaaataaaaCCATAGTTGGTGTCTGGAATctggaaaagaaaaaatcaaacccaCCACTCGCTAACCAATATCTCATTTTCCACAGCCCCACCCCCACTGCCTTTCTCCATTTCCTAGAAGCTCTCCCATTGACCCTCGtctcaactctctctctctctctctctcaagatCGCAGCCTTCATCTAAAACTATCAATTCTTCAGAAAATTCTCAAACACCACCAAGGCACcaacaaaaaaaacccaaatggatcatctgatcaaatctccctCTACTTCATAAACAAACCCAAGTTCCC
This DNA window, taken from Papaver somniferum cultivar HN1 chromosome 3, ASM357369v1, whole genome shotgun sequence, encodes the following:
- the LOC113356633 gene encoding UPF0746 protein DDB_G0281095-like, whose amino-acid sequence is MGAACVRPIQHDQTKPFIGHQNAYQVQPLRNQRTPLNSGSGNQNLSLTQLEQQLKQQQQQREQQQQKREQQQREEQQREQQQREEQQREQQQREEQQREQQEQLQLQQQQQLLEQERQQQEREEQQREQQEQLQLQQQQQQLEQERQQQEQQQLQQQQPPEQQFLPVTDAGSLNQTFELSDNLKSTTDKVPATDCHKETQVDSPKAIKRCDSLIDDDNYCPTCFYGYESNNPKIPTQCHHHYHLSCILEWMERSPTCPVCGQVMIIL
- the LOC113356632 gene encoding UPF0496 protein At3g19330-like, translated to MLRCFPIKATQSPNTSPSASVNPSSHLPSSSTNPNSPTQTQSSSNPQISLTVKYKDSVTTESFKEIWSTIHQHQHPHQSENDNSDEDEREGKSLFVTNSTTELVAQVLQPNRDSVNQAILRAKPSNLRNLVSSYFNQSERTSRLVFELHHNVDQARSLYSPLLSLLEILPLDSLMSQPQCDFAFDVFNQFDSKVNPFPEPNSENFDEMRRCFCQLKLQLDRRLIKARKQLRLRRSLSFSVLSFLNNSRFCLSANFAEKQLHHIAQIDAASKGTYVLNNDLDTIDRLVTRLYGVVESDKRLIRMGLERGKDRYLIQEVVKQLHKNNPNFSNQLEDLEEHLCLCFATVNRARGLLLQEIDVS